The Electrophorus electricus isolate fEleEle1 chromosome 19, fEleEle1.pri, whole genome shotgun sequence genome has a segment encoding these proteins:
- the zgc:101765 gene encoding uncharacterized oxidoreductase Mvan_2161 — MADNSSSVLLNTGARMPLLGLGTYRLQGTEDTYRAMDAALTAGYRAFDTAAVYRNEADIGRALRILLPKHRLSRGDVFITSKLSPKDQGCKARDGCMRSLEQLGLDYIDLYLIHWPGTQGLHVEDKQNTGNRSQSWETLEEFHAEGKFCAIGVSNYTTRHMQELLRGCRVFPAVLQVEFHPRLAQRELRVLCEESGVSFQAYSSLGTGVLLSDPVVQEVAARCERTPSQVLLRWAVQQNVPVLPKSRQPSRVQENGRLFDFELSDSDMVQLSALDCGQRFCWDPTLVV; from the coding sequence ATGGCGGACAACAGTTCTTCTGTCCTGCTCAACACCGGGGCACGGATGCCTCTGCTAGGTTTGGGTACATACCGTCTGCAAGGTACTGAGGACACCTACCGAGCTATGGATGCCGCATTGACAGCAGGTTACCGAGCATTTGATACGGCAGCAGTCTACCGCAATGAGGCGGACATTGGTCGGGCTCTTCGCATCCTGCTGCCTAAACATAGGCTTTCCCGGGGAGATGTGTTCATAACCAGCAAGCTGAGTCCCAAGGACCAGGGCTGCAAAGCCAGGGATGGCTGTATGAGGAGTCTCGAACAGCTGGGGCTGGACTACATTGACCTGTATCTTATCCACTGGCCTGGTACACAGGGTTTGCATGTGGAGGATAAGCAAAACACAGGCAACCGCTCCCAGAGCTGGGAAACCCTGGAGGAATTCCATGCTGAGGGAAAGTTCTGTGCTATCGGAGTGTCAAATTACACCACAAGACATATGCAGGAGCTCCTGAGGGGCTGCAGAGTCTTTCCAGCGGTCCTCCAGGTGGAGTTCCACCCCAGGCTGGCCCAGAGGGAGCTCCGAGtgttgtgtgaggagagtggAGTGAGTTTCCAGGCCTACTCCTCCCTGGGGACTGGGGTACTCCTCTCTGATCCTGTTGTTCAAGAGGTGGCAGCAAGGTGTGAAAGAACTCCATCTCAGGTTCTTCTCAGGTGGGCTGTGCAGCAGAATGTGCCCGTGCTGCCAAAATCACGCCAGCCTAGTCGCGTGCAGGAGAACGGGCGACTGTTTGACTTTGAGCTCAGTGACAGCGACATGGTTCAACTTTCTGCTCTGGACTGTGGGCAGAGGTTCTGCTGGGACCCCACACTGGTGGTTTAG